The Leguminivora glycinivorella isolate SPB_JAAS2020 chromosome 1, LegGlyc_1.1, whole genome shotgun sequence genome includes a region encoding these proteins:
- the LOC125228853 gene encoding uncharacterized protein LOC125228853 — protein MKYFLINLLLLTHNPVEKSEHGRVDACCVNFTKITKMYDTNSGFKSMDVASGVSESATSRLPERSRKAYDKIYQDFMNWKISNDIESFKEDVILSYFSEMSDKFKYSTLATNFSILKNTLVLNHKVDISKYSKVIALLKSKAEGYTGKKSKTFSPDDINKFIKEAHDDEYLAAKVALIFGIVGACRRQELHRLRFTDVEVYEARIFVKIYNAKSNTYRVFTITGEYFELVKKYISLRPDHCHTPSFFIHYQTGKYTSMSVGINQFGNLGKTIAKYLGLPNPELYTGHCFRRTSATILVDADGDILPLRGQARYKTIPVSEPEDSTSDSMSSLVANKSIVDKNGPSKPENCSSDITELRNDESHHFPTSFENQSIEHVNINISNTDDVENSMDNKDEVWSQIQNCFFKKKTDTSVNTPGTSLSEDYFDDLMEDEDKVKNPTENPLEDNGNKIVNISVPGTPGNLKQILSTLVRFNNCNIQNINIYCNK, from the exons atgaaatactttttaattaatttgcTGCTTTTAACACACAACCCTGTAGAAAAAAGTGAACACGGACGCGTGGACGCGTGTTGTGTAAACTTCACCAAAATAACGAAAATGTATGACACAAATTCTGGTTTTAAAAGTATGGATGTGGCTTCTGGTGTATCAGAGTCAGCTACCTCCCGTCTTCCGGAACGATCAAGAAAAGCATATGACAAAATTTACCAAGACTTTATgaactggaaaatatcaaatgatatagAATCTTTCAAAGAAGATGTGATACTATCATACTTTAGTGAAATGTCGGACAAATTCAAATACTCCACCTTGGCAACAAAtttttctattctaaaaaaTACTTTAGTACTGAATCATAAGGTGGACATCTCAAAATATTCTAAGGTGATTGCTCTCTTAAAAAGCAAAGCAGAGGGCTATACagggaaaaaatcaaagacatTTTCACCCGATGATATAAACAAGTTCATAAAAGAAGCACATGATGATGAATACCTTGCTGCTAAG GTTGCCTTGATATTTGGCATTGTGGGTGCTTGTCGGCGGCAAGAATTGCACAGACTTCGGTTTACTGATGTTGAAGTCTATGAAGCGAGGATTTTTGTAAAAATCTATAATGCCAAATCAAATACATACCGAGTCTTCACTATCACTGGCGAATATTTTGaacttgttaaaaaatacataagtCTGCGACCTGATCACTGCCATACCCCAAGCTTTTTCATACATTACCAAACAGGCAAATATACCTCAATGAGTGTAGGTATTAATCAGTTTGGTAATTTAGGCAAAACTATTGCCAAATACTTAGGACTACCCAATCCAGAGTTATACACCGGACACTGTTTTCGGAGGACATCAGCAACAATATTAGTTGATGCAGATGGAGATATTTTACCTTTACGAGGGCAGGCTAGATACAAAACAATACCTGTATCAGAACCAGAAGACTCTACCAGCGACTCAATGTCAAGTTTAGTTGCAAACAAAAGTATTGTAGACAAAAATGGACCAAGTAAACCAGAGAACTGTTCAAGCGACATAACCGAGTTAAGAAATGATGAGTCACATCATTTTCCAACTTCCTTTGAAAACCAGAGTATTGAacatgtaaatataaatatttcaaatacagATGATGTGGAGAACTCAATGGACAATAAAGATGAAGTTTGGAGCCAAATACAGAATTGTTTCTTCAAGAAAAAAACTGACACAAGTGTGAATACTCCAGGCACAAGTTTATCAGAAGACTACTTCGATGATTTAATGGAGGATGAAGATAAAGTGAAGAATCCTACTGAAAATCCTTTAGAAGACAATGGTaacaaaattgttaatattagTGTGCCGGGTACACCAGGTAATTTGAAGCAAATATTGAGTACCCTAGTGCGTTTCAACAATTGCaatattcaaaatattaatatttattgcaaTAAGTAA